A genomic stretch from Solanum stenotomum isolate F172 chromosome 8, ASM1918654v1, whole genome shotgun sequence includes:
- the LOC125874992 gene encoding protein transport protein Sec61 subunit gamma-1-like, translating to MDALDTVFDPLRDFAKDSVRLVKRCHKPDRKEFTKVATRTAIGFVVMGFVGFFVKLIFIPINNIIVGAS from the exons ATGGACGCTCTCGATACTGTTTTCGATCCTCTTAGAGATTTCGCCAAAGACAGCGTTAGGCTCGTCAAAAGGTGCCACAAGCCTGATCGCAAAG AATTTACCAAGGTTGCAACCCGTACGGCGATCGGTTTTGTTGTGATGGGATTTGTTGGATTTTTCGTCAAGTTGATATTCATtccaatcaacaacatcatcgTTGGTGCTTCATAA
- the LOC125873242 gene encoding nuclear transcription factor Y subunit C-1-like, with the protein MDNNPHQSPTEAAAAAAAAAAAAQSATYPPQTPYHHLLQQQQQQLQMFWTYQRQEIEQVNDFKNHQLPLARIKKIMKADEDVRMISAEAPVLFAKACELFILELTIRSWLHAEENKRRTLQKNDIAAAITRTDIFDFLVDIVPRDEIKDEGVVLGPGIVGSTASGVPYYYPPMGQPAPGGVMLGRPAVPGVDPSMYVHPPPSQAWQSVWQTGDDNSYASGGSSGQGNLDGQI; encoded by the exons ATGGACAACAACCCTCACCAATCTCCGACTGAGGCCGCGGCGGCGGCAGCAGCAGCGGCAGCGGCGGCTCAGTCAGCCACATATCCACCGCAGACTCCATACCACCATCTCCTTCAACAACAACAGCAGCAGCTTCAGATGTTTTGGACTTACCAGCGTCAAGAAATCGAGCAAGTCAATGATTTCAAAAACCACCAACTTCCCCTTGCTCGTATCAAAAAGATCATGAAAGCTGATGAAGATGTTCGTATGATCTCTGCTGAAGCTCCGGTTCTGTTCGCGAAAGCCTGTGAACTTTTCATTCTGGAGCTCACCATCCGTTCTTGGCTTCACGCTGAGGAAAACAAGCGCAGGACTCTACAGAAGAATGACATCGCTGCGGCGATTACTCGTACTGATATTTTTGATTTTCTGGTTGACATCGTTCCTAGGGATGAGATTAAGGATGAGGGTGTTGTGCTTGGACCCGGAATTGTGGGTTCTACTGCTAGTGGTGTGCCGTACTATTACCCTCCGATGGGCCAGCCGGCTCCGGGTGGGGTGATGCTTGGTAGGCCTGCTGTTCCTGGGGTTGATCCGTCAATGTATGTGCACCCTCCGCCGTCACAGGCGTGGCAATCTGTGTGGCAGACTGGAGACGATAATTCCTATGCTAGTGGAGGTAGCAGTGGACAGGGTAACCTTGATGGCCAAAT TTAA